A stretch of the Cumulibacter soli genome encodes the following:
- the atpD gene encoding F0F1 ATP synthase subunit beta: MTATTEAPAANQSGGKSTGRVVRVVGPVVDVEFPRGSVPALFNALHSEIKLEQMAKTLTLEVAQHLGDNMIRAISMQPTDGLVRGAAVSDTGAAISVPVGDQVKGHVFNALGACLDAPEQQFTGERWGIHRKAPAFDQLEGKTEMLETGIKVIDLLTPYVQGGKIGLFGGAGVGKTVLIQEMITRVAKNFGGTSVFAGVGERTREGNDLFLEMEESGVLQDTALVFGQMDEPPGTRMRVALSALTMAEYFRDEQNQDVLLFIDNIFRFTQAGSEVSTLLGRMPSAVGYQPTLADEMGELQERITSTRGRSITSMQAIYVPADDYTDPAPATTFAHLDATTELSRPISQKGIYPAVDPLTSTSRILDPAIVGEEHYRVAQEIKRILQRYQELQDIIAILGIDELGEEDKVLVGRARRIERFLSQNLLVAEQFTGQEGSVVSLSETIEAFDRLAKGEFDHLPEQAFFLCGGIDDLEANAAKLAK, translated from the coding sequence ATGACCGCAACTACTGAAGCGCCCGCGGCCAACCAGAGCGGCGGCAAGAGCACTGGCCGCGTCGTACGAGTCGTCGGCCCCGTTGTCGACGTCGAGTTCCCGCGTGGCTCGGTTCCGGCGCTGTTCAACGCGCTGCACAGCGAGATCAAGCTTGAGCAGATGGCGAAGACGCTGACCCTCGAGGTTGCTCAGCACCTCGGCGACAACATGATCCGCGCGATCTCGATGCAGCCCACCGACGGCCTCGTCCGAGGCGCTGCGGTGTCCGATACCGGTGCTGCGATTTCGGTGCCGGTCGGCGACCAGGTCAAGGGCCACGTATTCAACGCGCTCGGTGCTTGCCTCGACGCTCCGGAGCAGCAGTTCACCGGTGAGCGCTGGGGAATCCACCGCAAGGCGCCGGCGTTCGACCAGCTCGAGGGCAAGACCGAGATGCTGGAGACCGGCATCAAGGTCATCGACCTGCTGACGCCGTACGTGCAGGGTGGAAAGATTGGTCTGTTCGGTGGTGCCGGTGTCGGCAAGACCGTTCTGATCCAGGAAATGATCACCCGTGTCGCGAAGAACTTCGGTGGCACCTCGGTGTTCGCCGGCGTCGGTGAGCGCACCCGTGAAGGAAACGACCTCTTCCTCGAGATGGAAGAGTCGGGCGTTCTGCAGGACACCGCGCTCGTGTTCGGTCAGATGGATGAGCCGCCGGGCACTCGTATGCGCGTGGCGCTCTCGGCGCTGACCATGGCGGAGTACTTCCGCGATGAGCAGAACCAGGACGTGCTGTTGTTCATTGACAACATCTTCCGGTTCACGCAGGCCGGTTCCGAGGTATCGACGCTGCTGGGCCGCATGCCTTCCGCGGTGGGTTACCAGCCGACCCTGGCCGACGAGATGGGCGAATTGCAGGAGCGCATCACCTCGACCCGCGGTCGTTCGATTACGTCCATGCAGGCCATTTACGTGCCCGCAGATGACTACACCGACCCGGCTCCGGCGACCACGTTCGCCCACCTGGATGCGACGACGGAGCTTTCCCGCCCGATTTCGCAGAAGGGTATTTACCCGGCGGTGGACCCGCTGACCTCCACTTCGCGCATCCTCGACCCGGCGATCGTCGGTGAGGAGCACTACCGCGTGGCTCAGGAGATCAAGCGGATTCTGCAGCGTTACCAGGAGTTGCAGGACATCATCGCGATTCTCGGTATTGACGAGCTCGGCGAAGAGGACAAGGTCCTCGTCGGTCGCGCCCGCCGCATCGAGCGCTTCCTGTCGCAGAACCTGCTCGTTGCAGAGCAGTTCACCGGACAGGAGGGTTCGGTCGTCTCGCTGTCGGAGACCATCGAGGCGTTCGATCGCCTTGCCAAGGGCGAGTTCGATCACCTGCCCGAGCAGGCGTTCTTCCTCTGCGGCGGTATCGATGACCTCGAGGCCAACGCAGCGAAGCTCGCCAAGTAA
- the murA gene encoding UDP-N-acetylglucosamine 1-carboxyvinyltransferase, with protein sequence MDVYRVRGGARLSGSVSVAGAKNSALKLMAAALLASGRTRLENVPQILDVTIMTEVLRRLGCVVSADGDVLEIDVPEQTTTETDYQLVRRMRAAVAVLGPLVARFGHAKVALPGGDAIGARGLDMHIDGLQRLGADVRLEHGYLIATASRLRGAEVTFDFPSVGATENVLMASVLADGETVIDNAAREPEIVDLVDMLRSMGAVIEGEGTSTLHVQGTDGLRATVHRTVPDRIVAGTWAIGAAMTRGDVRVRDARADHVERVLQRLADMGADLSTYDDGFRVQMDARPTAHDIVTLPYPGFPTDLQPMAIALNAIADGHSILTENVFEGRFMFVNELIRLGAHITIDGHHCSIHGTERFSSAPVEATDIRAGAGLVMAALVADGVTEVGHVHHIDRGYPGFEEQLRALGATIERVTVPQADPSE encoded by the coding sequence ATGGACGTCTACCGGGTGCGTGGCGGCGCACGATTGAGCGGGTCGGTATCGGTTGCCGGCGCCAAAAACAGTGCCTTGAAGTTGATGGCTGCCGCGCTGCTTGCATCCGGGCGCACGCGACTGGAGAACGTTCCGCAGATCCTCGACGTGACGATCATGACCGAGGTATTGCGACGGCTGGGCTGTGTGGTGAGCGCGGACGGCGACGTGCTGGAGATCGATGTCCCGGAACAGACGACGACCGAGACCGATTACCAGTTGGTGCGTCGGATGCGCGCCGCGGTCGCTGTCCTCGGACCGCTGGTGGCCCGGTTCGGGCACGCGAAGGTGGCGCTACCCGGCGGCGACGCAATCGGCGCACGCGGGCTCGATATGCACATTGATGGGTTGCAGCGTCTGGGGGCCGACGTCCGGCTCGAGCATGGCTATCTGATCGCGACCGCGAGCAGGTTACGCGGCGCGGAGGTGACGTTTGATTTCCCCAGCGTGGGAGCCACCGAGAACGTGTTGATGGCGTCGGTCCTGGCCGACGGTGAGACAGTCATCGACAATGCCGCGCGTGAACCGGAGATCGTCGACCTCGTCGATATGCTGCGCTCGATGGGCGCGGTGATCGAAGGTGAGGGCACCTCAACGTTGCATGTGCAGGGCACCGACGGGTTGCGTGCGACGGTGCACCGCACGGTTCCCGATCGGATCGTCGCCGGGACGTGGGCGATTGGTGCGGCGATGACCCGTGGCGATGTGCGTGTACGCGATGCGCGTGCCGACCACGTCGAACGAGTGCTGCAACGGCTCGCGGATATGGGCGCCGACCTATCGACATACGACGATGGTTTCCGGGTGCAGATGGATGCCCGTCCCACCGCGCATGACATCGTCACCTTGCCCTACCCGGGCTTTCCCACCGATCTTCAGCCGATGGCGATCGCGCTCAACGCGATCGCTGACGGCCATTCGATCTTGACCGAGAATGTGTTCGAGGGCCGGTTCATGTTCGTGAATGAACTGATCAGGCTGGGTGCGCACATCACCATCGACGGGCACCACTGCTCAATTCATGGCACCGAGCGATTCTCCAGTGCCCCGGTCGAGGCCACCGACATCCGCGCCGGCGCGGGCCTGGTGATGGCGGCGTTGGTCGCCGATGGCGTCACCGAGGTCGGTCACGTTCATCACATCGATCGCGGGTACCCCGGCTTCGAGGAGCAGCTGCGCGCGCTCGGCGCGACGATCGAACGGGTCACCGTGCCCCAGGCGGACCCCTCCGAGTAA
- a CDS encoding MaoC family dehydratase, translating into MAEVKVFNGIDDLKASVGQSYGPTDWFEVSQDRVNAFADATEDHQWIHVDVEKAKSGPFGATIAHGFLTLSLIPMFGPQLTRVDNVKMGVNYGCDKVRFPHPVPVGSKLRASAKLLDVTDIAMGSRATWEWTIEAEGIDKPVCVASMLSVIVA; encoded by the coding sequence ATGGCAGAGGTAAAGGTATTCAACGGTATCGACGACCTGAAGGCGAGCGTCGGCCAATCGTACGGCCCCACCGATTGGTTCGAGGTCAGCCAGGATCGCGTGAACGCGTTCGCTGATGCGACCGAGGACCACCAGTGGATCCACGTCGACGTCGAGAAGGCGAAGTCGGGTCCGTTCGGCGCGACGATTGCGCACGGCTTCCTGACCCTCTCGTTGATCCCGATGTTCGGCCCGCAGCTCACTCGCGTCGACAACGTCAAGATGGGCGTCAACTACGGCTGCGACAAGGTGCGCTTCCCGCACCCGGTTCCGGTCGGCTCGAAGCTGCGCGCCAGCGCGAAACTGCTTGATGTCACCGACATCGCGATGGGCAGCCGTGCCACCTGGGAGTGGACGATCGAGGCCGAGGGCATCGACAAGCCGGTCTGCGTCGCCAGCATGCTGTCGGTAATCGTCGCGTAG
- a CDS encoding F0F1 ATP synthase subunit gamma, with amino-acid sequence MAASIRDLRRRISSVNSTKKITRAQELIATTRIGKAQAKAEAAQPYSREMTRVMSALAGSAALDHPLLKERENPKRAAVLVVTADRGLCGGYNSNAIKTAEELMSLLREQGKEPVLYVTGRRGVTYYSFRGRELAGEWTGFSERPSYDDARAVGEALIAGFVAGADDDAEGPGADGVRGFDEVHMVYTEFRSMLSQVPTATRIAPLEVEYADEDATAQAAAKDQIPPSYEFEPNATDLMDAMLPKYVNTRIFSAMLESSASESAARRAAMKSATDNASELILNLTREANQARQAQITQEISEIVGGADALASAGSDD; translated from the coding sequence ATGGCAGCCTCAATCCGTGACCTTCGGCGTCGAATCAGTTCGGTGAACTCGACGAAGAAGATCACCCGTGCCCAGGAGCTGATCGCTACCACGCGTATCGGTAAGGCACAGGCTAAGGCCGAGGCGGCTCAGCCGTACAGCAGGGAGATGACGCGAGTCATGTCCGCGCTGGCCGGGTCCGCCGCTCTGGATCACCCGTTGCTGAAGGAACGGGAGAACCCCAAGCGTGCCGCCGTCCTCGTCGTGACGGCCGACCGCGGTCTGTGTGGTGGCTACAACTCGAACGCGATCAAAACCGCCGAAGAGCTCATGTCGCTCCTGCGCGAGCAGGGCAAGGAGCCGGTGCTGTACGTGACCGGCCGCCGTGGCGTGACCTACTACTCGTTCCGTGGCCGCGAACTCGCCGGCGAATGGACCGGATTCTCCGAGCGCCCGTCGTACGACGACGCCCGTGCGGTCGGCGAGGCGCTGATCGCCGGGTTCGTCGCCGGTGCCGATGACGATGCCGAAGGCCCCGGGGCCGACGGAGTCCGCGGCTTCGACGAGGTCCACATGGTCTACACCGAGTTCCGCTCGATGCTGTCGCAGGTTCCGACCGCGACTCGCATCGCGCCGCTCGAGGTCGAGTACGCCGATGAGGACGCGACCGCTCAGGCGGCCGCGAAGGATCAGATCCCGCCGTCGTACGAGTTCGAGCCGAACGCGACCGACTTGATGGACGCGATGTTGCCGAAGTATGTCAACACCCGGATCTTCTCGGCGATGTTGGAGTCCTCGGCCTCAGAGTCGGCCGCGCGGCGTGCGGCGATGAAGTCCGCGACCGATAACGCCAGCGAACTGATCCTGAACCTCACCCGCGAGGCGAACCAGGCTCGACAGGCCCAAATTACCCAGGAAATCAGCGAGATCGTCGGTGGCGCCGACGCGCTTGCCTCCGCAGGAAGTGATGATTGA
- a CDS encoding DUF2550 domain-containing protein: MHVAAWLIVVLALVVAAVAIFVFRRRRILILQGAIEMSVHRGAGLRGGWVLGVARYADEHLEWFRLTSYRAGPSLRINRRGTTIAWREEPSSNDAVWMPPDAIVLHLETMDGPQRVAVPKTALTGLMSWWESAPPEWMRSR; encoded by the coding sequence GTGCACGTTGCAGCGTGGCTGATCGTCGTACTCGCCCTCGTGGTCGCCGCGGTCGCGATCTTCGTGTTCCGGCGTCGGCGGATCCTGATCTTGCAGGGCGCCATCGAGATGTCGGTCCACCGCGGCGCTGGGTTACGTGGCGGATGGGTGCTCGGGGTCGCTAGGTACGCCGATGAGCACTTGGAGTGGTTTCGACTGACCTCGTACCGGGCCGGTCCGTCGCTTCGGATCAACCGGCGCGGTACGACGATCGCATGGCGGGAGGAACCGTCCAGCAATGACGCGGTGTGGATGCCGCCGGACGCGATCGTGCTACATCTGGAAACGATGGATGGCCCGCAACGCGTCGCCGTCCCGAAAACAGCACTGACAGGTCTGATGTCCTGGTGGGAATCAGCCCCGCCCGAGTGGATGCGTAGTCGCTGA
- a CDS encoding cob(I)yrinic acid a,c-diamide adenosyltransferase: MAVHLTKIYTRTGDAGTTGLGDFSRISKTDSRLQAYADCDEANSVLGLVLAPMCADDVSERLRVILTHVQNDLFDVGADLCTPYEENPKYPPLRVEPDYIDRLEAWCDELGEDLAKLDSFILPGGTNAASYLHLARTVTRRAERTTWAAIAEHDDISPLTAKYLNRLSDLLFIASRYANPGGDVKWVPGGERNA; encoded by the coding sequence ATGGCCGTTCATCTCACGAAGATCTACACCCGCACCGGCGATGCCGGCACAACCGGACTCGGCGACTTCTCCCGAATCAGCAAGACGGATTCGCGGCTGCAGGCGTACGCCGACTGCGACGAAGCCAACAGCGTGCTCGGGCTCGTACTAGCTCCGATGTGCGCGGACGACGTGAGCGAGCGGCTACGCGTCATCCTCACGCACGTGCAGAACGACCTCTTCGATGTGGGCGCCGACCTGTGCACGCCGTACGAGGAGAATCCGAAGTACCCGCCGCTGCGGGTCGAGCCGGACTATATCGACCGCCTCGAGGCCTGGTGCGACGAACTTGGTGAAGACCTCGCCAAACTCGACAGTTTCATCCTGCCCGGCGGCACCAATGCCGCGTCGTACCTGCACCTGGCTCGTACCGTTACGCGCCGCGCCGAGCGGACCACGTGGGCAGCGATCGCCGAACACGATGACATCAGTCCGCTGACCGCGAAGTACCTAAACCGACTGTCGGACCTGTTGTTCATCGCCTCGCGCTACGCCAACCCCGGCGGAGACGTGAAATGGGTTCCCGGAGGCGAGCGGAACGCCTAG
- a CDS encoding protein meaA, translating into MPYPSNTERDRPWVMRTYAGHSSASASNELYRRNLAKGQTGLSVAFDLPTQTGYDPDAQLARGEVGRVGVPVSHVGDMRELFKDIPLEQMNTSMTINATAMWLLALYQVVAEEQGADITKLAGTTQNDIIKEYLSRGTYVFPPEPSMRLIADMVSYTVNTMPKFNPINICSYHLQEAGATPVQEVAFAMSTAVAVLDAVRDSGQVPEDKFPAVVGRISFFVNAGVRFIEEMSKMRAFGQLWDEITRERYGVQDPKMRRFRYGVQVNSLGLTEAQPENNVQRIVLEMLGVSLSKDARARAIQLPAWNEALGLPRPWDQQWALRMQQVLAFESDLLEYEDIFAGSHVIEAKVASIVDGAKELMQQVEEAGGVLGAVSSGFMKGALVESLAARRARIETGDDVIVGVNKFETTEPSPLTDEGQESIMTVDAGVEAAAIEAIGRWRADRDEDRVQSALARLREVASTTQNLMEATLDCARAGVTTGEWSQALREEFGEFRAPTGVSAATAATDVAEPLQRVRERTSALGERMGRRLKILVGKPGLDGHSNGAEQIAVRARDAGFEVIYQGIRLTPEQIVAAAVEEDVHVVGLSVLSGSHLEVVPAVLQGLREAGMDDVPVVVGGIIPDADANLLMRQGVAKVFTPKDYELNDIMGTILDVIERGAPQLAEHA; encoded by the coding sequence ATGCCCTACCCGTCGAACACCGAACGCGACCGCCCCTGGGTGATGCGTACCTACGCCGGGCACTCGTCGGCCAGCGCGTCCAACGAGCTCTATCGGCGGAACCTCGCCAAGGGGCAGACCGGACTCTCCGTCGCCTTCGACCTGCCGACCCAAACCGGCTACGACCCGGACGCGCAGCTCGCGCGCGGTGAAGTGGGCCGTGTCGGCGTGCCGGTGAGCCATGTGGGCGATATGCGCGAACTGTTCAAGGACATCCCGCTTGAGCAGATGAACACGTCGATGACGATCAACGCGACCGCGATGTGGCTGCTTGCGCTGTATCAGGTCGTCGCCGAGGAACAGGGCGCCGACATCACCAAACTGGCGGGTACGACGCAGAACGACATCATCAAGGAGTACCTCTCCCGCGGCACGTACGTGTTCCCGCCGGAGCCATCGATGCGGCTGATCGCCGACATGGTGTCGTACACGGTCAACACGATGCCGAAGTTCAACCCGATCAACATCTGCTCGTACCACTTGCAGGAGGCTGGGGCGACTCCGGTGCAGGAGGTCGCGTTCGCGATGAGCACCGCGGTGGCCGTGCTGGACGCGGTCCGCGATTCGGGGCAGGTGCCCGAGGACAAGTTCCCCGCGGTGGTAGGGCGCATCTCCTTCTTCGTCAACGCCGGCGTGCGGTTCATCGAAGAGATGAGCAAGATGCGTGCGTTCGGGCAGCTGTGGGACGAGATCACCCGCGAGCGGTACGGCGTGCAAGATCCAAAGATGCGTCGCTTCCGGTACGGCGTCCAGGTCAACTCGCTGGGACTGACCGAGGCGCAGCCGGAGAATAATGTGCAGCGAATCGTGCTGGAGATGCTGGGTGTGAGCCTGTCCAAAGATGCGCGAGCGCGGGCAATCCAACTACCGGCGTGGAATGAGGCACTGGGCTTGCCGCGCCCGTGGGACCAGCAGTGGGCGCTGCGGATGCAGCAGGTGCTCGCCTTCGAGTCCGATCTGCTGGAGTACGAGGACATCTTCGCCGGGTCGCACGTCATTGAGGCCAAGGTCGCCTCGATCGTCGACGGCGCCAAGGAACTTATGCAGCAGGTCGAGGAGGCCGGCGGCGTGCTGGGAGCAGTCTCCTCGGGCTTCATGAAGGGCGCGTTGGTGGAGTCACTGGCTGCCCGCCGCGCCCGGATAGAGACGGGTGACGATGTGATCGTCGGCGTCAACAAGTTCGAGACCACGGAGCCGAGCCCGCTGACCGACGAGGGTCAAGAGTCGATCATGACCGTCGACGCGGGGGTCGAGGCTGCCGCGATTGAGGCGATCGGACGCTGGCGGGCAGACCGTGATGAAGACCGGGTGCAGTCTGCGCTCGCGCGGCTTCGTGAGGTCGCGTCGACGACGCAGAACCTGATGGAAGCGACGTTGGATTGCGCCCGAGCAGGGGTGACCACGGGGGAGTGGTCGCAGGCGTTGCGGGAGGAATTCGGCGAGTTCCGTGCCCCGACCGGTGTGTCGGCAGCGACCGCCGCCACGGATGTGGCCGAACCATTGCAGCGGGTGCGCGAGCGCACCAGCGCGCTAGGCGAGCGGATGGGCCGCCGGTTGAAGATTCTGGTGGGTAAGCCTGGTCTGGACGGGCATTCCAATGGCGCCGAGCAGATCGCCGTACGCGCGCGGGACGCAGGTTTTGAGGTGATCTACCAAGGTATCCGGCTGACCCCGGAGCAGATCGTCGCAGCCGCCGTCGAAGAGGACGTGCATGTCGTCGGACTCTCGGTGCTGTCCGGTTCGCACCTCGAGGTGGTACCGGCAGTGCTCCAGGGTTTGCGGGAAGCCGGAATGGATGACGTGCCGGTGGTGGTCGGCGGAATCATCCCGGACGCCGACGCGAACCTGCTGATGCGACAGGGGGTGGCCAAGGTGTTCACTCCGAAGGATTACGAGCTCAACGACATCATGGGCACCATCCTTGACGTGATCGAACGCGGAGCACCGCAGCTCGCCGAGCACGCGTAG
- a CDS encoding malate dehydrogenase: MTTSPVKVAVTGAAGQIGYSLLFRIASGALFGPNTPVELRLLEITPALKALEGVVMELDDCAFSTLAGVQIGDDANKVFDGVNHALLVGARPRGPGMERGDLLEANGGIFAPQGKALNEVAADDVHITVTGNPANTNALIAMNNAPDIPNTRFSALTRLDHNRAISQLAAKLGVAVTEIKKMTIWGNHSATQYPDLFHAEVGGKNAAETVGDQAWLADTFIPTVAKRGAAIIDARGASSAASAASATIDHARDWALGSASGDWVSMAVASDGSYGVPEGLISSFPVVCKNGDYEIVQGLEIDEFSRGKIDASVAELAEERDAVKKLGLIS; this comes from the coding sequence GTGACGACCTCACCCGTCAAGGTTGCCGTCACCGGCGCCGCCGGTCAGATCGGCTACAGCCTCCTCTTCCGTATCGCCTCGGGCGCGTTGTTCGGCCCGAACACCCCGGTCGAGCTACGGCTGCTCGAGATCACCCCGGCTCTGAAGGCGCTGGAAGGCGTCGTCATGGAACTGGACGACTGTGCGTTCAGCACCCTGGCTGGCGTCCAGATCGGCGACGACGCGAACAAGGTGTTTGACGGCGTCAACCACGCGTTGCTCGTCGGTGCACGCCCGCGCGGCCCTGGGATGGAGCGCGGTGACCTGCTCGAGGCCAACGGCGGCATCTTCGCCCCGCAGGGCAAGGCGCTGAACGAGGTTGCGGCGGACGACGTACACATCACCGTTACCGGCAACCCGGCCAACACCAACGCGCTGATCGCGATGAACAACGCGCCGGATATCCCGAACACGCGCTTCTCGGCGTTGACTCGCCTCGACCACAACCGCGCGATCTCGCAGCTCGCTGCCAAGCTCGGTGTCGCGGTGACCGAGATCAAGAAGATGACGATCTGGGGCAACCACTCGGCGACCCAGTACCCGGACCTCTTCCACGCCGAGGTCGGCGGCAAGAACGCTGCCGAGACTGTCGGCGATCAGGCGTGGCTGGCCGACACCTTCATCCCGACGGTCGCCAAGCGCGGCGCGGCCATCATCGATGCCCGCGGCGCGTCGTCCGCGGCCTCCGCGGCGTCGGCCACGATCGACCACGCTCGCGATTGGGCGCTTGGTTCGGCCTCCGGTGACTGGGTGTCGATGGCCGTGGCTTCGGACGGTTCGTACGGCGTACCGGAGGGACTCATCTCCTCGTTCCCGGTCGTCTGCAAGAACGGCGACTACGAGATCGTCCAGGGCCTGGAGATCGATGAGTTCTCCCGCGGCAAGATCGACGCCTCGGTCGCCGAACTGGCCGAAGAGCGCGACGCCGTGAAGAAGCTCGGACTCATCTCCTAG
- the atpA gene encoding F0F1 ATP synthase subunit alpha: MAELTISSDEIRSALDSYVSSYTTDVSREEVGTVVETMDGIAQVEGLPSAMTNELLEFPGGILGVALNLEARTIGAVILGDYDQIEQGQQVKRTGRVLSVPVGDGFLGRVVDPLGKAIDGLGDIVSTEERALELQAASVVERQPVKQPLQTGIKAIDAMTPIGRGQRQLIIGDRKTGKTAVCIDTIINQKAAWETGDPNEQVRCIYVAIGQKGSTISSVRTALEEAGAMEYTTIVAAPASDSAGFKWLAPYTGSAIGQHWMYQGKHVLIIFDDLTKQAEAYRAISLLLRRPPGREAYPGDVFYLHSRLLERCAKLSDELGGGSMTGLPIIETKANDVSAYIPTNVISITDGQCFLQSDLFNNGVRPAINVGISVSRVGTSAQVKAMKDVAGSLRLDLSQFRELEAFSAFASDLDAASKATLDRGARLVEILKQGQYSPFAVEEQVVSIYLGTKGHLDIVPIEDVRRFEGEFLEFARHQHPSIMNSIAESKKLSDEATAELEAAVVEFQKRFTTSSGEQLLNEAPAQAMDAGSVGQEKVTVYKAKK; encoded by the coding sequence ATGGCGGAGTTGACGATCTCGTCAGACGAGATCCGTAGCGCCCTTGACAGCTATGTCTCGTCGTACACGACCGACGTCTCACGCGAGGAAGTCGGCACCGTCGTCGAGACGATGGACGGAATCGCGCAGGTCGAGGGTCTACCCTCGGCGATGACCAACGAGCTCCTTGAGTTCCCCGGCGGCATCCTCGGTGTCGCGTTGAACCTCGAGGCGCGCACCATCGGTGCGGTCATCCTGGGTGATTACGACCAGATTGAGCAGGGCCAGCAGGTCAAGCGGACCGGCCGTGTGCTGTCGGTGCCGGTCGGCGACGGCTTCCTCGGACGGGTCGTTGACCCGCTGGGTAAGGCGATCGACGGTCTGGGCGACATCGTTTCCACTGAGGAGCGCGCCCTTGAGCTGCAGGCGGCCAGCGTCGTTGAGCGCCAGCCCGTCAAGCAGCCGCTGCAGACCGGTATCAAGGCCATCGACGCCATGACGCCGATCGGTCGCGGTCAGCGTCAGCTGATCATTGGTGACCGTAAGACCGGTAAGACCGCGGTCTGCATCGACACGATCATCAACCAGAAGGCAGCCTGGGAGACCGGCGATCCGAACGAGCAGGTGCGCTGCATCTACGTCGCGATTGGCCAGAAGGGCTCGACCATCTCCAGCGTCCGCACGGCTCTGGAAGAGGCTGGCGCGATGGAGTACACCACGATCGTAGCCGCTCCGGCGTCCGATTCTGCGGGCTTCAAGTGGCTGGCCCCGTACACCGGTTCGGCCATCGGCCAGCACTGGATGTACCAGGGCAAGCACGTTCTGATCATCTTTGATGACCTGACCAAGCAGGCCGAGGCGTACCGCGCTATTTCGCTGCTGCTGCGTCGTCCGCCGGGCCGCGAGGCGTACCCCGGTGACGTCTTCTACTTGCACTCGCGTCTGCTCGAGCGCTGCGCGAAGCTCTCCGATGAGCTCGGCGGCGGTTCGATGACCGGCCTGCCGATCATCGAGACCAAGGCGAACGACGTGTCGGCGTACATTCCGACCAACGTCATTTCGATCACCGACGGTCAGTGCTTCCTGCAGTCCGACCTCTTCAACAACGGTGTCCGCCCGGCTATCAACGTCGGTATCTCGGTCTCCCGCGTTGGTACGTCCGCTCAGGTCAAGGCCATGAAGGACGTCGCTGGTTCGCTGCGTCTGGACCTCTCGCAGTTCCGTGAGCTCGAGGCGTTCTCCGCGTTCGCTTCCGACTTGGACGCCGCGTCGAAGGCCACCCTGGACCGCGGCGCTCGACTGGTCGAGATCCTCAAGCAGGGCCAGTACTCGCCGTTCGCGGTCGAGGAGCAGGTCGTCTCGATCTACCTCGGCACCAAGGGACACCTGGACATCGTTCCGATCGAGGATGTGCGTCGCTTTGAAGGTGAGTTCCTGGAGTTCGCCCGTCACCAGCACCCGTCGATCATGAACTCGATCGCCGAGTCGAAGAAGCTGTCGGACGAGGCCACCGCCGAACTCGAGGCTGCGGTCGTCGAGTTCCAGAAGCGCTTCACCACCTCCAGCGGCGAGCAGCTGCTGAACGAGGCGCCGGCGCAGGCGATGGACGCCGGATCGGTCGGCCAGGAAAAGGTCACCGTCTACAAGGCAAAGAAGTAG
- a CDS encoding F0F1 ATP synthase subunit epsilon — MPLNVELVAVERLLWSGEADMVIARTTEGELGVLPGHAPTLGELADPGLVKINRTGGEGPLIAAVHGGFLSVSDKGVSILAEFAELSDEIDVDRARAALAGASDDEEGVAAKARAEARLQAAEQTRG; from the coding sequence ATGCCACTGAACGTGGAGCTGGTTGCCGTCGAGCGGTTGCTGTGGTCGGGCGAGGCCGATATGGTCATCGCCCGCACGACCGAGGGCGAGTTGGGTGTGCTGCCTGGCCATGCGCCGACGTTGGGTGAACTCGCCGATCCCGGTCTGGTGAAGATCAACCGGACCGGCGGTGAGGGCCCGCTGATCGCGGCCGTACACGGCGGATTCTTGTCGGTCAGCGACAAGGGCGTGTCGATCCTCGCGGAGTTCGCTGAACTCTCTGACGAGATCGACGTCGACCGGGCGCGAGCCGCACTCGCCGGTGCCTCAGATGATGAGGAAGGCGTCGCAGCCAAGGCGCGGGCGGAGGCCCGGTTACAGGCTGCAGAGCAGACGCGCGGATAA